In Carbonactinospora thermoautotrophica, the genomic stretch AACAACGTGTCGGTGATCGACACCGCGAGCAACGAGATCACCGCCACCGTGGAGGTCGGGAACTTTCCCCGGAAGGTGGCGATCAGCGGCAAGCGCGCCTACGTGACCAACCTGTTCGCCGACAACGTGTCGGTGATCGACACCGAGAGCAACAAGGTCACCGCCACCGTGCCGGTCGGCAAGGGCCCGGTCGGGGTGGCGGTCGAGCCCCGACCAAGCCCTGGGCGTACGTCTACGACGCGACAGCGTCTCGGTGACGATACCACACGGTCGACGCCGCGGCCGGCCAGGCCGTCGCCACCGTGCCCGTGGGCGAGCACCCGGTGGGCGTGGTGGTCACGCCGGACGGCAAGCGGGCGTACGTGACCAACTACGACGCGAACAGCATCTCGGTGATCGACACCGCGAGCAACAAGGTCACCGCCACCATCCCCGTGGGCAAGGGGCCCGGCGGGCTGGCCGTGGCTCCGGACGGCGGGCGCCTCTACGTGGCGAACGGGCCCTCGAACGACGTCTGGGTGATCGACACCGGGGACCACAGCGTCGTCGCCAAGGTGGATGTCGGGAAGAGCCCGCACGGCATCGCCGTCGCTCCGGACGGCAAGCGCGCCTACGTGACGGACTTCGGGGTGAACCAGCTCTCGGTGCTCGACCTCGCGAGCAACGAGGTGGTCGCCAAGGTGGATGTCGGGAAGAGCCCGTACGGGGTGGCTGTCACCCCGGACGGCAAGCGCGTCTACGTCACCAACGCCGCGTCGAACAACGTGTCGGTGATCGACACCGAGAGCAACAAGGTCACCGCCACCGTGCCGGTCGGCACCAACCCGGTCGCGATCGCCATCAAGCCCTGACCAGGCCCTGGACGGCCGTCTACGTTGAGTGTGCGTGTCGTCACACGTGTGACGACACGCACACTCAACGCCAGGAGTGGCTCCGCCGTTCTCAGGCGAGGCGTTCGCCGAGGTCGGTGACGGCGGGCAGGGTCGGCCAGGACGCGGCCAGCCGGGCGTGCAGGCGCTGGAGTTGGGCGCGTAGGCGGATCGCGCGGGTCTGGCGGGCGATGTCGGCGGCCTCGGCGGCCACCGCGCACGCCTGCTCCGGCTCGTCGGCCTGCTCGTGCGCGACGGCGAGGTGGTACACGAACTCGCCGGCCCATTCGGCGCGCCGCTGGTCGGCGGGTAGGCCGTCCAGGCCGGCGGTCAGCCACGCGACGGCCTGGCCGTTGCGTGCCCGGTCGTGCCGGCCCAGGTAGCGGTAGGTCAGGCCGCGTTGGAGGGTGAAGAAGTTCTCGGAGTGGAAGTAGAGCCAGGGCGGCGCGTCCTCGGGACGCTCGGTGGCAAGGCCGAGCAGGTCGAGCGCGGTGTCGATCGCGCGGTCGGCCGCGTCACCGTCTCCGGCCATGGCGTGGCCGCGGGCCTCCTGCATGGCCGCGAAGGCGCGTTGGCCCGGGTAGACGTTCCGGTCGCGGAGGGCGGCCTGGGACAGGCCAATGACCGACCCCACGTGGCCGGCCCTCCAGGCAAGCGAACCCTGGAAGGTGAGCACGGTCGCGACCATGTCCGCGTTGCCCGCCTCGATGGCCCACTCGGTGGCCCGGTCGAACCAGGCTCGTGCGGGGGCGAACCGGTCGTTCGCCTCGTAAAGCCAGCCGCAGAACTGCGCCCACTGGGCGGCCACGTCTAACACCTTGGGCCGCAGCGGGCCGCGCGCGTCGCGGACCAGGTCCTCGATCACGGTGAGCTGCGCGGTGACTGGGTCGACCAGCGGCACCGAGCCGATGGCGTCCTCCAGGCGGCGCTGCGCGGCCAGCGTGACCGCCAGCGAGTCGACCACGGCGGCGTCCACCCGGCTCGGATGCTGGACCGCCTGGCGGAGCCGGTCTTCGGCGTCGGGGTCCAGCGTCGCGCCAGGGAGCCGTGTCCCGGCCAGGGCCGTGAGCGCACCGTCCGCGTCGAGGGCCGCGTCGAGGGCCGCGTCGAGCGCCGTGGCCAGCTCCGCACTCGGCGGTTTGCGCCCGTTGGCGACCTTGGACAGGTACCCCACGTCGTAGTGGACCCGCTTGGCCAGCCCGCGCAGGGACACGCCCTGCTCGGCCATGAGCCGGCGCATCTCGTCGCCGAACCTGGTCATCGTCACCCCCGGCTGTTGCCCCGTTGGCCTGCGCTGTTCCGGAGACAGCGTCTCGACCCCGTACGCCGTCACCGTGAAGGTTGAGACAGCACCAACCGGCACACCGAACATACAACGTACACAGGGGATGATGATGTTGTTCGACGACAATCCGGATGCGCTGCGGGACGTCCTGAAAACTCAGCGGCGTGACCAGCCCCCGCCAGCCCCGGCCCGCCCAGTCCCCGAGCCCGGCCTGGTGCCGGTGCGGATCCCGGCCCGGTGTGGTGGGGAGGTGCCGGCGTGACCATCCCCCAGCCGGAACCCACCCGGCAGAACGGGGTCTCCCGCCCGGGGAGCGTGGAGGAGTTCTTGCAGCAGGTCCGCGCCTGGACCCAGCACCCGAACCCGACCCTGCGGGACCTGACGGCCTACCCCAAGTGGCTCACCAGCGCGACCGAGGTGCTGCTCAGCCTGCTCGCCACCCACCCGCAGGTCCGCGACAGCGTCGAGCGGCACGTCCACACCTGGGGGTGGCGCGAATGACCGAACCGCGCGCCGTCATCGATCCCGCCTGCGCCACCTGCCACGGTACGGGCACGGTGAACGGCCACCCGTGCGGCCCGTGCTCGGTACCGCTCACCCCCAAGGAGATCGCCGTGCTGTACGGGACGGGGGTGCCCGATGCGCCGGCTCAGCCGTGAGGCCGAGGTCACGCTGATCCTCATCCTCGGCTTGGCCCTGCTGGCGCTGCCCGGCTTCCTGTACGCCCTGGGCTGGCTGCCCCGCTAGACCACGCCCCCGGCCGCCCCGACCCCACCGCCGCCCCCGGGGTGGGGACGGCCCTCACTCGGCCCGGCCGGTACACCGTCCCCCGATGTGCCCCGCCGGCCGGGCCCCGGCCGCCCGGCGCCCATGCCCGCGCCTCCCGGGCGCCGGGCGGCCACTCGACGGCTGACGCCGTCTCCCCTGGACTCGTGACTCTTACTACCTGAAAGATCTGTTTGTCAGATTTTTAAGCAATCGGAAAGTGAAGGTACGCCTGGTGCGGTTACCCGCGTTAGCGCTGGCCAGCGTGCTCGCCGTGGTCGCGGCGGAAGCTCAAGGATGCGACGGGTCGAGCGGCGCAGCCGGCCCGAGGTGTGTCACCAAGCACGAAGGCAGGCGGGCTGCGGTGGTCCTCAGCTACGAGCCCCCGGCCGAGGCGGGACCGAAGCCCAAGCCGAGGAAGACACGGGTCAAGCCGGAATGCACGAAGCAGAACGCGCGCTTCTGGAAGAGCTTGCGGCCGTGGCGGGGTAAGTACAAGACCGACGGCAAGCGCGTCTACTACTGGGACTACACGCACAATGACATCGAGGTCTTCGACCGGAAGACCAGGCAGCATCTGGGCAGTGCGCACCCGGATACCGGCGAGATGATCAAGGGACCGGCGAAGGGCAGGGAGCTGCCCAAGAATCTTGGCTGAAGGGGTCAGCAGGTGACGGAGGAGTACGCACAGGGCGACGAGCACTGCGGCGAGTGCGAGGTACTGGCGGTGCCGCCCGGCACGTTCGAGGTTGAGACCACCGCCGAAGATCAGTGCTGCGAACTGATGCTGCAGAACCTGCGCGCTGATGATCTTCCCGTCGTCTACGACGCCACGATACGCGAGTGGGGGATCAGATACCTCGACGGCGGCAGCTCGATCCAACGACTGGAGTACTGCCCCTGGTGCGGCAAGAAGCTGCCTGGTGACCTGTGGGACGAGTGGCGTACCCGCGTCGAACAGCTCGGGCTCGACCCCTGGGACGACGCCGACAGGATCCCCGAGGCGTTCCGCAGCGACCGCTGGTGGAAGGAAGCCGGGCTGTAGTCGGACGCGGCGAACTGATACTCCAGATGAAGTTGACGATACGACTGTGCTGTACCCCGTACACGTAGCGATCTGGTCCTCTCTGCAGCTCTGCGACGCCCTCGGCGGTTTGGCGAATCACAGCGCGTGAGTGTCAGCGCGGGCATCAGAATCGGCCGCGTCAGCGGACAGCTCGGACACGCCACCTGTGCCGGCAGCAGGCCACCCCAGTGGTTTCAATGCCGGAGTCACCGGGCGGTTTCGCGCTCAGGCGAGGTGTTCGCCGAGGTCGGTGACGGCGGGCAGGGTCGGCCAGGTCGCGGCCAGCCGGGCGTGCAGGCGCTGGAGCTGGACGCGCAGGCGGATCGCGCGGGTCTGGCGGGCGATGTCGGCGGCTTCGGCCGCGACGGCGCACGCCTGCTCCGGCTCCCCGGCCTGCTCGTGCGCGACGGCGAGCTGGTACAGGTACCACGCGGCCCACTCGGCGCGGCGAAGCTCTTCAGGGAGCCCGGCCAGGCCGGTCGTGAGCAGTTCGACCGCCTGGGCGTGTCGGCCGAGGTAGCGGTAGGCGAGCCCGCGCTGCATGGTCAGGAAGTCCGGGGAGTAGAAGTAGATCCAGGCCGGCTCGTCCTCGGGGTGCTCGGCGGCGCGGGCGGCCAGGGCCTGCGCCTCGTCCAGCTTCCGTTCGGTCGCGTCCCCGTCGCCGGCCAGGGCATGCCCCCGAGCCTCCTGCTGGGCGGCGAGCGCCCGCACCCCGGGGCTCACCCGCCGTGCCGGGCGCTGCGCGGCCTGGGACAGGCCGATCATCGGCCCGACCCGGCCGGTCATCCACGCCAGGTGGCCTTTCATGCTCCACGCGGTGGCCACCATGTCGGCGTTGTCCGCTTCGGCGGCCCACTCGGCGGCTCGGTCGTACCAGGTGCGCGCGGTCGAGCGGGTGCCGGTGTTGGCGTGCAGCCAGCCGCAGAACTGCGCCCACTGGGCGGCCACGTCCAGCACCTTGGCCCGGATCGGGCCGCGCGCGTCGAGCACCAGGTCCTCGATCACGGCGAGGTGGGTGGTGATGGGCTCGACCAGGGGTACTGAGCCGATGGCGTCTTCCAAGCGGCGCTGCGCGGCGAGCGTGGCCGCCAGCGCGTCGATCACGGCGGTGTCCACCCGGCGCGGTTGCTGGACGGCCTTGCGGAGGCGTTCTTCCGCGTCAGGGTCCAACGGCGTGCCGGGGAGCCGTTCCTTCGCCACGGCCAAGGCCGCGAGCGCGTCGTCCGCCCCGAGGGCCGCATCCAGTGCCGTGGCCAGCTCCACGCTCGGCGGCTTGCGCCCGTTGGCCACCTTCGACAGGTACCCCACGTCGTAGTGGACCCGCTTGGCCAGCCCGCGCAGGGACACGCCCTGCTCGGCCATGAGCCGGCGCATCTCGTCGCCGAACATCGTCATCGCTGTCGCCCCACCGTCGTGTTGCCGGTTGGTGCTGGGTGGCACCCTTGGCGTCGAGTGTGCGTGTCGTCACACGAGTGTGACGACACGCACACTCGACGGTTGGTGGCGTTCCCCCCTGTGCGCGGAACCGGCTTGAGTGCTGCTCACCCGGATTCGCGCTTTGGCAGAGAGTTTTGCCATTTATGAGATCTTCTGAGTGATCGGAAAGCGAAGGTATGCCTGGTGCGGTTACCCGCGTTAGCGCTGGCCAGCGTGCTCGTCGTGGTCGCGGCGGAAGCTCAAGCGCCCACCCGGACACCGGGAAGATGATCAAGGGACCGGTACCTGGCAGGAAGTTGCCCAAGAGATGAAGGGCTAGATGCGGTGACAGAGCACGAACAGGACGAAGACATCTGCTGCGGCGCGGCACGCAGCTACGCGGTTGCCACCGATCCCGCCGACCACTGCTGCGAGACCATGGCGCGGTTCGTCCAAGCCGACGACCTCCCCATGTATTACGACTGCGTCGCCCGCACCTGGGGGATCGCCTACCCCGGAGACCACTCCATCCAGACGATCTACTACTGCCCGTGGTGTGGCCAGAAGCTCCGGAGTTGGGTGACGAGTGGGTCGCGCGGCTCGAAGCCATGGGGATCGATCCAGGGGACGACGACGCCGACAGGATCCCCGAGGCGTTCCGCAGCGACCGCTGGTGGAAGGAAGCCGGGCTGTAGCCCGGCGGCGGGCGGGCTCCCGCGTGATGCTTCTCACGGGCCGGATCGTCTCGCATCACGGACCCGGAGGGGCGTGGCCTGACCGGATCGGTTACTCTCTTGGCACGCGCACTCGCGTCGTGAGGCGCGTTCACAACCGCATAGGAACTCATCCAGAGGGGCAGAGGGAACGGCCCGATGAAGCCCCGGCAACCATTCCGGCGTCCGTGACCGGGTTCTCGCAGGCGTATCGCGAGGCCGCGCCGGGACAGGTGCCAATTCCGGCCCGCACGGGGTGTGCGGGAAAGATGAGGAAGAGGAGGCCTCGCTTGGCTACGCCAGCAACCGAAGCGACTACCGCGCGCTCTGTCGGCAAGACTGTCGACCCCTCTCGTTTCGGTCCCGCCGTCGCGCTGTCCTGTCGCGAGTGCGGCGAGCGGTACGACCTCGGTCCCCGGTACGTTTGCGAGCAGTGCTTCGGTCCGCTTGAGATCGCGTACGAGTTCACCGGCGTGACCCGGGAATCGATTGCTTCCGGGCCGCGCTCGCTCTGGCGCTACAAGGACTTGCTCCCGGTGCCCGCCGACGTGGCCGAGCAGGCCAACCTGGCGCCGGGCTTCACCAAGCTGGTGCCCGCCCGGAACCTCGCCCGAGAGCTGGGCCTGCGCTCGCTGTACGTGAAGGACGACTCCGGCAACCCCACGCACTCGTTCAAGGACCGGGTCGTGGCGGTCGCGTTCGCGGCCGGTCGGGAGCTGGGCTTCACCACCTTCGCCTGCGCCTCCACCGGCAACCTCGCCAACGCGGTGGCCGCCGCCGCGGCGCGGGCGGGCGTGCGCTCCTGCGTGTTCGTCCCGTACGACTTGGAGCAGGGCAAGACGGTGACCACCGCCGTGTACGGCGGGACGCTGGTCGCGGTCGAGGGCAACTACGACGACGTGAACCGGCTGTGCTCGGAGGTCGCGGGCGAGGAGCCGTGGGGTTTCGTGAACGTGAACCTGCGGCCGTACTACGCGGAGGGCTCCAAGACCCTCGGGTACGAGATCGCCGAGCAGCTCGGTTGGCGGCTGCCCGAGCAGGTCGTGATCCCCGTCGCCTCCGGCTCGCTGCTGACCAAGGTGGATAAGGCTTTCCGGGAGCTGATCAAGCTGGGGCTGGTGGAGGACACCCCGTACCGGATCTTCGGCGCCCAGGCCACCGGGTGCGCGCCGGTCGCGAACGCGTTCAAGGCCGGGCACGACGTGGTCCAGCCGGTTCGCCCACAGACGATCGCGAAGTCGCTGGCGATCGGCAACCCGGCCGACGGGCCGTACGCCCTCGACGTCGCCCGCCGTACCGGCGGCGCGATCGAGGACGTGAGCGACCCCGAGATCGTCGAGGGCATCAAGCTGCTGGCCCGCACCGAGGGCATCTTCGCCGAGACCGCCGGCGGGGTGACCGTCGCGACGCTGCGTAAGCTGCTGGCGAGCGGCCAGTTGGATCCCGACGCCGAGACCGTGGTGCTGAACACCGGCGACGGGCTCAAGACCCTCGACGCGGTCGCCCCGACGAGCGGTCCGACCGTGACCATCCGTCCCTCGCTGAGCGCGTTCCGCGAGGCTGGCTTGGCCTAGGAGCGCTGCGAGATGGACCGAAGCAGTCGAACACGGCGTGTTCGTCGCGCTCGGGTGCGCGACGGGCGCAGCGAGGAGCGAGCATGAGCGTGAACGTCCGGATTCCGACGATCCTGCGCACCTACACCGGCGGGGAGGCCGAGGTGAAGGCCGAGGGCGCGACCCTGGCCGAGGTGCTGGACTCCCTGGAGGCCAACTACCCGGGCATCCGCGCCCGCGTGCTGGACGAGGAGGGGCGGCTGCGCCGGTTCGTGAACGTGTACGTCAACGACGACGACGTCCGCTTCGCCGACGGCCTGAACACGCCCACCCCGGACGGGTCGAGCGTGTCGGTGATCCCAGCCGTGGCGGGCGGCTGAGCCCGCGGGGATCACGACCGTACGACAGCGCGGCGCGCCGGTGGTGCTCCGGCGCGCCGCTGGCTGTTCGCGGCATGTCTGCCCCAGGGTGGCGCGGACCGGATGGAAATCACGGGGTGGGAGCGCGTCATTTTTGTTCTTGATTCCTGTTGCGGAGCGCATCGAGGCGACTACGCTCGGCTGCGGTCGATCGTCCGGCGACCTCCGGGCCGCGGGACACCCCAGCTCTTGCTCAGAGCGTGAACGACCCGGGCCCGCGCGGTGTGGGCCCGACCCCAGCACCAGGGAGTAACACCATGCCTCAGGGCACCGTCAAGTGGTTCAACGCGGAGAAGGGGTACGGCTTCATCGCGGTCGACGGTGGGGCGGACGTGTTCGTCCACTACAGCGCGATCCTGATGGACGGTTACCGCACCCTTGAAGAAGGACAGCGCGTCGAGTTCGAGATTTCCCAGGGCGCCAAGGGTCCTCAGGCCGATTCGGTTCGCACGCTCTGAGTCGAGCAACACCGGCAGGCGTCACCGCCGGCCCGGCTCCGACATCTGGGGAGCCGGGCCGGCGTGCGTTTTGCGCGCGGAAGGCGCGGTGGCGCGGTCGGGTACGGGGTGTCACCAGGCGCCGCCCGCGGCAGGGGCTGCTGTTCCGCCGCTGATCAGCGGGGTCGTCGGAGGGAACGTTTGGTACGTTCAGCCGGGCGATGGCTTGCACTCGCCGGGGTCGAGTGCTAATGATTGCGTTAGCACTCGGTGTTTGAGAGTGACAACCGACTACGGGCCGGGCCGGCGAGGCTCGGGACCGGCGGCCGGACGGAGCGCCGCGCGGTGCCGGGTCGTCCGTCGCGGGCGTCGGATTCGGTCCGCTCATCCACCCGTATGTGGAGAGGACCCACCGCATGGCCAAGATCATCGCGTTCGATGAGGAGGCGCGGCGTGGGCTCGAGCGCGGTATGAACCAGCTCGCCGACGCCGTGAAGGTGACGCTCGGCCCCAAGGGCCGCAACGTTGTCCTCGAGAAGAAGTGGGGCGCGCCCACCATCACGAACGACGGTGTGAGCATCGCCAAGGAGATCGAGCTCGAGGACCCGTACGAGAAGATCGGCGCCGAGCTCGTCAAGGAGGTCGCCAAGAAGACCGACGACGTCGCCGGTGACGGTACGACCACGGCGACCGTGCTGGCGCAGGCGCTGGTGCGCGAGGGTCTGCGCAACGTTGCGGCGGGCGCGAACCCGATGGCCCTGAAGCGGGGTATCGAGGCCGCGGTCGAGCGGATCAGCGAAGAGCTCGCCAAGATGGCGAAGGACGTCGAGACCAAGGAGCAGATCGCCTCCACGGCCTCGATCTCCGCTGCCGACACCCAGATCGGCGAGATGATCGCCGAGGCGATGGACAAGGTCGGCAAGGAAGGCGTCATCACCGTCGAGGAGAGCAACACCCTCGGCCTGGAGCTGGAGCTCACCGAGGGTATGCGCTTCGACAAGGGCTACATCTCCGGCTACTTCGTGACCGACCCCGAGCGGATGGAGGCGGTCCTGGAGGACCCCTACATCCTGGTCGCGAACTCCAAGATCTCCTCGGTCAAGGACCTGCTGCCGGTCATCGACAAGGTCATGCAGGCCGGCAAGCCGCTGCTGGTCATCGCCGAGGACGTCGAGGGCGAGGCCCTGGCGACCCTGGTCCTGAACAAGATCCGCGGCATCTTCAAGTCCGTCGCGGTGAAGGCGCCGGGCTTCGGCGACCGCCGCAAGGCGATGCTGGGCGACATCGCGATCCTGACCGGCGGTCAGGTCATCAGCGAGGAGGTCGGCCTCAAGCTCGAGAACACCACCCTCGACATGCTGGGCCGCGCCCGCAAGGTCGTCGTCACCAAGGACGAGACCACGATCGTCGAGGGCGCCGGCGACCCCGAGCAGATCGCCGGTCGGGTCAACCAGATCCGCGCCGAGATCGAGAAGTCGGACTCCGACTATGACCGTGAGAAGCTCCAGGAGCGGCTTGCCAAGCTCGCCGGCGGTGTCGCGGTCATCAAGGCTGGTGCCGCCACCGAGGTCGAGCTCAAGGAGCGCAAGCACCGCATCGAGGACGCTGTTCGTAACGCCAAGGCGGCCGTCGAGGAGGGCATCGTCGCCGGTGGTGGCGTGGCCCTGCTCCAGGCATCGCTGAAGGCCTTCGAGAAGATCGAGCTGGAGGGCGACGAGCTCACCGGCGCGCTGATCGTGAAGCGCGCGGTCGAGGAGCCGCTGAAGCAGATCGCGATCAACGCCGGTCTCGAGGGCGGCGTCGTGGTCGAGAAGGTCAAGACCCTCGAGCCGGGTCACGGCCTGAACGCGGCGACCGGCGAGTACGTCGACATGATCGCCGCCGGCATCATCGACCCGGCCAAGGTGACCCGCTCGGCGCTGCAGAACGCCGCGTCCATCGCGGGCCTGTTCCTGACCACCGAGGCTGTGATCGCCGACAAGCCGGAGAAGGAGAAGGCGCCGGCGACGCCGGGCGGCGGCGACATGGACTTCTGATCGAGCTCGCCGTACGTTCCGTTGGCATAAGAGCCAGGGGCGGGGACCCGGCCGGGTCCCCGCCCCTCGGCGTCCTCCGTTTCCTACGCCGACGCCTCCCGGATCGGGCGCTTCTGTTCGGGAGCAGCGGCGGCTCCGCGGGCGACTCGTCCGCCGACGCAAGCTGCGCTTCTTCGACCGCCGTGCCGCAGGCCGACTTGGACCGACCGGCGTCGAGCCGGAGCGGTTAGGCTGATCACATGGGGACGAAGGCCGGCCGACGCGAGGACGTGCGGTTCGACGTGCCGTTGTACACGCAGGCGGAAGCCGCGCGCTACCTCGCCATGCCCGAGTCGACCTTCCGCACCTGGGCACGGGGCTACACCCGCCAGCGACAGGGACGTCGCCCGGTCACCGGCGCCCCCCTGGTCACGTACCTGCGGCCGGCCAACCCGCAGGACCCGTCGATCCCGTTCATCGGTCTCGCCGAGGGCATGTTCCTGTCGGCCCTGCGTCGCGCCAACGTGCCGTTGCAGCAGATCCGCCCGGCGCTTGAACTCGTCCGGGAGAAGCTGGGTGTCGAGCATGCCCTGGCGAGCAAGCGGCTCTACGTCGTCGGCGCGCAGCTGCTCTGGGAGGTCAGCGAGTCGAGTGATCTCGACCGTGACGCCCGGTACGGAGCCCGTGACCTCATCGTGCTCAGAAACGGGCAGTACGTGTTTCGACAGGCCGTGGAGCAGTACCTGCGCCGGATCGAGTACGCCGAGGACGAGTTCGCCCGGCGCGTGCACCTGCCCGAGTACGAGGTGGCCGACGTCATCGCCGATCCGCTCATCAACTTCGGCCAGCCGTTCTTCCAGGCTACCGGCACACCGATCGAGGCGGTGCTGAGCCGGCACCGGGCCGGGG encodes the following:
- a CDS encoding cold-shock protein; its protein translation is MPQGTVKWFNAEKGYGFIAVDGGADVFVHYSAILMDGYRTLEEGQRVEFEISQGAKGPQADSVRTL
- a CDS encoding DUF433 domain-containing protein produces the protein MGTKAGRREDVRFDVPLYTQAEAARYLAMPESTFRTWARGYTRQRQGRRPVTGAPLVTYLRPANPQDPSIPFIGLAEGMFLSALRRANVPLQQIRPALELVREKLGVEHALASKRLYVVGAQLLWEVSESSDLDRDARYGARDLIVLRNGQYVFRQAVEQYLRRIEYAEDEFARRVHLPEYEVADVIADPLINFGQPFFQATGTPIEAVLSRHRAGEPIEDLAEDYGLPYDEVVEVVERHRRRAA
- a CDS encoding helix-turn-helix domain-containing protein, coding for MTRFGDEMRRLMAEQGVSLRGLAKRVHYDVGYLSKVANGRKPPSAELATALDAALDAALDADGALTALAGTRLPGATLDPDAEDRLRQAVQHPSRVDAAVVDSLAVTLAAQRRLEDAIGSVPLVDPVTAQLTVIEDLVRDARGPLRPKVLDVAAQWAQFCGWLYEANDRFAPARAWFDRATEWAIEAGNADMVATVLTFQGSLAWRAGHVGSVIGLSQAALRDRNVYPGQRAFAAMQEARGHAMAGDGDAADRAIDTALDLLGLATERPEDAPPWLYFHSENFFTLQRGLTYRYLGRHDRARNGQAVAWLTAGLDGLPADQRRAEWAGEFVYHLAVAHEQADEPEQACAVAAEAADIARQTRAIRLRAQLQRLHARLAASWPTLPAVTDLGERLA
- a CDS encoding helix-turn-helix domain-containing protein codes for the protein MTMFGDEMRRLMAEQGVSLRGLAKRVHYDVGYLSKVANGRKPPSVELATALDAALGADDALAALAVAKERLPGTPLDPDAEERLRKAVQQPRRVDTAVIDALAATLAAQRRLEDAIGSVPLVEPITTHLAVIEDLVLDARGPIRAKVLDVAAQWAQFCGWLHANTGTRSTARTWYDRAAEWAAEADNADMVATAWSMKGHLAWMTGRVGPMIGLSQAAQRPARRVSPGVRALAAQQEARGHALAGDGDATERKLDEAQALAARAAEHPEDEPAWIYFYSPDFLTMQRGLAYRYLGRHAQAVELLTTGLAGLPEELRRAEWAAWYLYQLAVAHEQAGEPEQACAVAAEAADIARQTRAIRLRVQLQRLHARLAATWPTLPAVTDLGEHLA
- the thrC gene encoding threonine synthase, with the protein product MRKRRPRLATPATEATTARSVGKTVDPSRFGPAVALSCRECGERYDLGPRYVCEQCFGPLEIAYEFTGVTRESIASGPRSLWRYKDLLPVPADVAEQANLAPGFTKLVPARNLARELGLRSLYVKDDSGNPTHSFKDRVVAVAFAAGRELGFTTFACASTGNLANAVAAAAARAGVRSCVFVPYDLEQGKTVTTAVYGGTLVAVEGNYDDVNRLCSEVAGEEPWGFVNVNLRPYYAEGSKTLGYEIAEQLGWRLPEQVVIPVASGSLLTKVDKAFRELIKLGLVEDTPYRIFGAQATGCAPVANAFKAGHDVVQPVRPQTIAKSLAIGNPADGPYALDVARRTGGAIEDVSDPEIVEGIKLLARTEGIFAETAGGVTVATLRKLLASGQLDPDAETVVLNTGDGLKTLDAVAPTSGPTVTIRPSLSAFREAGLA
- a CDS encoding DUF6980 family protein, producing the protein MTEEYAQGDEHCGECEVLAVPPGTFEVETTAEDQCCELMLQNLRADDLPVVYDATIREWGIRYLDGGSSIQRLEYCPWCGKKLPGDLWDEWRTRVEQLGLDPWDDADRIPEAFRSDRWWKEAGL
- a CDS encoding ubiquitin-like small modifier protein 1; the encoded protein is MSVNVRIPTILRTYTGGEAEVKAEGATLAEVLDSLEANYPGIRARVLDEEGRLRRFVNVYVNDDDVRFADGLNTPTPDGSSVSVIPAVAGG
- a CDS encoding YncE family protein, producing the protein MGEHPVGVVVTPDGKRAYVTNYDANSISVIDTASNKVTATIPVGKGPGGLAVAPDGGRLYVANGPSNDVWVIDTGDHSVVAKVDVGKSPHGIAVAPDGKRAYVTDFGVNQLSVLDLASNEVVAKVDVGKSPYGVAVTPDGKRVYVTNAASNNVSVIDTESNKVTATVPVGTNPVAIAIKP
- a CDS encoding colicin E3/pyocin S6 family cytotoxin → MRLPALALASVLAVVAAEAQGCDGSSGAAGPRCVTKHEGRRAAVVLSYEPPAEAGPKPKPRKTRVKPECTKQNARFWKSLRPWRGKYKTDGKRVYYWDYTHNDIEVFDRKTRQHLGSAHPDTGEMIKGPAKGRELPKNLG
- the groL gene encoding chaperonin GroEL (60 kDa chaperone family; promotes refolding of misfolded polypeptides especially under stressful conditions; forms two stacked rings of heptamers to form a barrel-shaped 14mer; ends can be capped by GroES; misfolded proteins enter the barrel where they are refolded when GroES binds), which encodes MAKIIAFDEEARRGLERGMNQLADAVKVTLGPKGRNVVLEKKWGAPTITNDGVSIAKEIELEDPYEKIGAELVKEVAKKTDDVAGDGTTTATVLAQALVREGLRNVAAGANPMALKRGIEAAVERISEELAKMAKDVETKEQIASTASISAADTQIGEMIAEAMDKVGKEGVITVEESNTLGLELELTEGMRFDKGYISGYFVTDPERMEAVLEDPYILVANSKISSVKDLLPVIDKVMQAGKPLLVIAEDVEGEALATLVLNKIRGIFKSVAVKAPGFGDRRKAMLGDIAILTGGQVISEEVGLKLENTTLDMLGRARKVVVTKDETTIVEGAGDPEQIAGRVNQIRAEIEKSDSDYDREKLQERLAKLAGGVAVIKAGAATEVELKERKHRIEDAVRNAKAAVEEGIVAGGGVALLQASLKAFEKIELEGDELTGALIVKRAVEEPLKQIAINAGLEGGVVVEKVKTLEPGHGLNAATGEYVDMIAAGIIDPAKVTRSALQNAASIAGLFLTTEAVIADKPEKEKAPATPGGGDMDF
- a CDS encoding YncE family protein yields the protein MGKKQHFGQEPPAKIRLPTRWRRALLAAGLLAVTTLAAPAWHAGAADDSAAPAAAGGPTAYVVNNGANNVSVIDTASNEITATVEVGNFPRKVAISGKRAYVTNLFADNVSVIDTESNKVTATVPVGKGPVGVAVEPRPSPGRTSTTRQRLGDDTTRSTPRPARPSPPCPWASTRWAWWSRRTASGRT